One region of Mycolicibacterium lutetiense genomic DNA includes:
- a CDS encoding MlaD family protein, with translation MTTLGALWRLVVGAVIAVILFILLANVIRQPVAAPELSYIAEFTDVSGLHKDADVRVRGVRVGKVQSVRLERRDGHSFAAVDFTLDKRYGVVSGSRLAIKYQALTGLRYVDVANPAEGYSAADLVTRVPTEMTQPSFDITALFNGLQPVIATLSPDEINTFTSNAVSYLSGDGDGLAPMLDSIHKLTRFVADRQQVIATLMRNLSAVADGIGGNSKELVQILDWINRPLDGALNAIDEFRKSELYGPEFTDTVVRLMSNLGFPPVFNAASRWRLEQNPASGEPSEVELALDRAFSNLDNYVDAFKLVPSVWENIPEPQDDAPLPCTRGRFELPAPMDVLVNGQKVVLCKR, from the coding sequence ATGACGACACTCGGGGCATTGTGGCGACTCGTCGTCGGCGCAGTCATCGCGGTCATCCTGTTCATCTTGCTGGCCAACGTGATTCGGCAACCGGTCGCCGCGCCGGAGCTTTCATACATCGCCGAGTTCACCGACGTGTCCGGCCTGCACAAGGACGCCGACGTGCGGGTTCGTGGAGTCCGGGTGGGCAAGGTGCAATCCGTTCGGCTGGAGCGCCGCGACGGCCACAGCTTTGCTGCCGTCGACTTCACCCTGGACAAGCGGTACGGGGTCGTCTCCGGCAGTCGGCTCGCGATCAAATACCAGGCCCTCACCGGATTGCGGTATGTCGACGTGGCAAATCCGGCGGAGGGGTATTCGGCAGCGGACCTCGTGACGCGGGTACCCACCGAGATGACCCAGCCGTCATTCGACATCACGGCACTGTTCAACGGATTGCAACCGGTGATCGCGACGCTCAGTCCCGACGAGATCAATACCTTCACCAGTAATGCGGTCTCCTACCTGTCCGGTGATGGGGATGGTCTGGCTCCGATGCTGGACAGCATCCACAAGCTGACCAGATTCGTGGCCGACCGTCAGCAGGTCATTGCCACCCTCATGCGGAATCTGTCAGCTGTGGCTGACGGCATCGGGGGAAATTCAAAAGAACTGGTACAGATTCTGGACTGGATAAACCGGCCGTTGGACGGCGCGCTGAATGCGATCGATGAATTCCGGAAATCCGAACTATACGGACCCGAGTTCACCGACACCGTAGTCCGATTGATGAGCAATCTGGGATTTCCGCCGGTGTTCAATGCCGCTTCTCGGTGGCGACTCGAGCAGAACCCCGCAAGCGGTGAACCCAGTGAAGTCGAACTTGCGTTGGATCGTGCATTCAGCAACCTCGACAACTACGTCGACGCGTTCAAACTGGTGCCCTCGGTGTGGGAGAACATCCCGGAACCGCAGGACGATGCTCCATTGCCGTGCACTCGTGGTCGCTTCGAGCTACCGGCACCGATGGACGTCCTGGTGAACGGCCAAAAGGTGGTCTTGTGCAAGAGATGA
- a CDS encoding MlaD family protein encodes MVSFLAFGVMVAFGISQIGALGVRVGQPSDRTDLSMAVADVNGLAVGSKVLLRGVPIGRVSHITSSVDGATVDFYIGDKFQVPVDSDIRLENLSALGESYISLVPRVTGGAMLRNGQHIAAEAVTQPASISELATSVVRVLDQLDPAALERIVAEFDTALPDANSVLPNLSRTSRLLRNTAADMNGRGSELLDNFQTLLANAGWVGPALANLSFQLNDYSPKLRELFSTFPPLIAIGAPQPLIKFNAFLARIQKLLDDNGGDFGVIGDNFLPHVKGIAGSLMNFDTGQMLANVMASVPEDGAVTLHVQVPGN; translated from the coding sequence ATGGTGTCATTCCTGGCTTTCGGAGTGATGGTCGCATTCGGCATCAGCCAGATCGGCGCGCTGGGCGTGCGAGTCGGCCAGCCGTCGGACCGCACCGATCTCTCGATGGCGGTGGCGGATGTGAATGGACTGGCCGTCGGGTCGAAGGTCCTATTGCGGGGCGTGCCGATCGGTAGGGTCAGCCACATCACCTCGTCCGTGGACGGGGCCACCGTTGACTTCTACATCGGCGACAAGTTCCAGGTACCGGTCGACAGCGACATCCGCTTGGAGAATCTGTCTGCGCTCGGTGAGTCCTACATCAGCTTGGTTCCGCGCGTCACGGGCGGGGCGATGTTGCGCAACGGACAGCACATTGCAGCAGAGGCGGTAACCCAGCCCGCGTCGATATCGGAACTGGCGACGAGCGTGGTACGGGTTCTCGACCAGCTGGATCCCGCCGCACTCGAACGCATCGTCGCAGAGTTCGACACTGCACTGCCGGACGCCAACTCGGTGCTGCCCAACCTGTCACGTACCAGCAGGCTGTTGCGAAACACGGCGGCAGACATGAACGGCCGTGGCAGTGAATTGCTCGACAATTTCCAGACGCTGCTGGCCAACGCCGGCTGGGTCGGCCCAGCGCTGGCCAATCTGAGCTTTCAGCTCAATGACTACAGCCCGAAGCTTCGCGAGCTCTTCAGCACATTTCCGCCGCTGATTGCCATCGGTGCACCCCAACCGCTGATCAAGTTCAACGCGTTCCTCGCACGGATTCAGAAACTGTTGGACGACAACGGCGGTGACTTCGGCGTGATCGGCGACAATTTCCTGCCGCACGTCAAGGGGATTGCGGGCTCGTTGATGAACTTCGACACCGGCCAGATGCTGGCCAATGTCATGGCCAGTGTGCCAGAGGACGGTGCCGTCACTCTGCATGTCCAGGTTCCGGGCAACTAA
- a CDS encoding MlaE family ABC transporter permease, producing MSTTAVLRATSTKAFLGTRRSVSRIGSIPVRSAATTGRAVQLLVDVLRYSVIDAIALRLPVRELLLQAWTLLKVTAIPGLLMAIPFGAMVTLVTSGLVNQVGATSLLGAASGVGVVRQGAPITAGLLMGGAAAAAIASDFGARAVREELEAMRVMGVDPVRRLVVPRFLGLLLLSPMLCIYIIAAGTAAAFVLAVTASGMSPGSFWQSFGTFAKVGDIWFAIGKTVVFAAIVSIVSSLRGMEAKGGPRGVADAVNSSVVLNVVCIVFANLAITQVQTMFFPMEVA from the coding sequence TTGAGCACGACCGCAGTGTTGCGGGCAACCTCGACCAAGGCGTTCCTCGGGACGCGCCGATCCGTGTCGCGGATCGGCAGTATCCCGGTGCGCAGTGCGGCCACCACCGGTCGCGCCGTTCAACTCCTCGTGGATGTGTTGCGTTACAGCGTCATTGACGCCATCGCCTTGCGACTGCCCGTCCGTGAGCTCCTCCTGCAGGCCTGGACGCTGCTCAAGGTGACGGCGATACCCGGGCTGCTGATGGCTATTCCGTTCGGTGCCATGGTCACGCTCGTGACGTCCGGACTGGTCAATCAGGTCGGGGCGACCTCCCTTCTCGGTGCGGCCAGCGGCGTCGGCGTCGTCCGGCAGGGCGCGCCGATCACCGCCGGGTTGCTGATGGGCGGGGCTGCGGCGGCGGCCATCGCGTCGGATTTCGGGGCCCGCGCGGTCCGTGAGGAACTCGAAGCGATGCGGGTGATGGGCGTCGACCCGGTGCGTCGCCTGGTGGTGCCGCGGTTCCTCGGGTTGCTTCTGCTCTCCCCGATGCTGTGCATCTACATCATCGCGGCGGGAACCGCCGCGGCATTCGTCCTGGCGGTGACGGCCAGCGGGATGTCGCCGGGAAGTTTCTGGCAGTCCTTCGGCACCTTCGCGAAGGTGGGCGACATCTGGTTCGCCATCGGAAAAACCGTGGTGTTCGCCGCGATCGTGTCAATCGTGTCGTCGCTGCGCGGGATGGAGGCCAAGGGCGGTCCGCGCGGTGTCGCCGACGCAGTGAACTCGTCGGTGGTGCTCAACGTCGTGTGCATCGTCTTCGCCAACCTCGCGATCACACAGGTGCAGACCATGTTCTTTCCCATGGAGGTGGCGTGA
- a CDS encoding alpha/beta hydrolase, producing the protein MRPVMTSGRLSLAGKRRIVEMIAGASKVPAGVVVESAAIAGVPVQRVTPPNARLDSTILLLHGGGYASGSAQGYRGLAGELATAANIQIIVADYRLAPEHPFPAALDDAFAVYRALSERVSTIAIAGDSAGGGLTLALAQRIRDASLPAPAALGLICPWLDLALDADALRPPRKDPLIVPELIAEWCTFYVGNRDAREPGISPIYGNVASLPPIVMHSAGDDPLALDADKLERELVAQSSGLLIHRRYNNLWHDFHLQVGFLAEADHAVALFGEQLAELVAAQHLPAERQPRQ; encoded by the coding sequence ATGCGTCCGGTCATGACCTCGGGCCGCCTTTCCCTGGCCGGTAAGCGCCGCATCGTCGAGATGATCGCCGGCGCGTCGAAGGTTCCTGCGGGGGTGGTCGTCGAATCGGCGGCAATCGCCGGGGTACCGGTCCAACGAGTCACACCGCCGAATGCGCGTCTGGACAGCACAATTCTCTTGCTGCACGGCGGTGGATACGCCTCGGGAAGCGCACAGGGCTATCGAGGTCTGGCGGGCGAGCTGGCGACTGCGGCCAACATCCAAATCATCGTCGCCGACTACCGGTTGGCACCCGAGCATCCGTTCCCCGCCGCATTGGACGACGCGTTCGCCGTCTATCGCGCGCTGTCGGAAAGGGTGTCCACGATCGCCATCGCCGGCGACTCGGCCGGCGGTGGGCTGACCCTCGCGTTGGCCCAGCGCATCCGGGATGCGTCGTTGCCGGCACCAGCCGCGCTCGGATTGATCTGCCCGTGGCTGGATCTCGCTCTCGACGCGGATGCCCTGCGCCCACCCCGGAAAGATCCGCTCATCGTCCCCGAGTTGATAGCCGAATGGTGCACGTTCTACGTGGGAAACCGCGATGCACGCGAGCCCGGCATCTCGCCCATCTACGGCAACGTCGCGTCGCTGCCACCGATTGTCATGCACTCCGCCGGCGACGATCCGCTCGCCCTCGACGCGGACAAGCTCGAACGCGAACTGGTAGCGCAGTCAAGCGGCTTGTTAATCCATCGGCGATACAACAACCTCTGGCACGATTTTCACCTGCAGGTGGGATTCCTCGCTGAGGCCGATCATGCCGTAGCACTATTTGGCGAACAACTCGCCGAACTCGTTGCGGCCCAACATCTGCCAGCCGAGAGGCAGCCGCGACAGTGA
- a CDS encoding MlaD family protein, with amino-acid sequence MVLIHGPAERERRTLRIVSLATVMCAAVAGFLVTNNPFAGRPAGTMSVTIDTPYVGQGVGQGTAVVMHGVAIGEVTEVTSLTGGGLRLTADLQVTPVAGLTDTVGVDFRPINYFGVTGVNLLAGTGGEALRDGMQITTVPQGNFTLQALLSRLGEVSTGVLTPQLVSVVERATRYTDALNPLIETALIAANSVAQVQTVSTERLLANATGVSVVFPSTVDSMMNAGNSFLHDDANWERRTHADYTDEEWNNLFLPTLELASGGLFADIGKLESSHIRELLPVTDTVKALTDVVPPLIRPEGFAQTLTELRTRFERLYGGTPEQRALQVRIVLDSLPGVAAPLGALRATSTTAPGGS; translated from the coding sequence ATTGTGTTGATACATGGGCCGGCCGAAAGAGAACGGCGCACTTTGCGAATCGTCAGCCTCGCAACGGTGATGTGTGCAGCTGTGGCGGGGTTCCTGGTGACCAACAATCCCTTCGCCGGCCGGCCGGCCGGCACGATGTCGGTGACGATCGATACGCCGTATGTGGGACAGGGCGTCGGCCAAGGTACTGCGGTGGTCATGCACGGGGTTGCCATCGGGGAGGTCACCGAGGTCACCAGCCTGACGGGTGGAGGACTCCGGCTCACCGCGGATCTGCAGGTGACCCCGGTGGCGGGATTGACCGACACGGTGGGAGTGGATTTCCGGCCCATCAACTACTTCGGTGTCACCGGCGTGAACCTGCTGGCCGGTACCGGCGGTGAGGCGCTGCGCGACGGGATGCAGATCACCACGGTGCCGCAGGGCAACTTCACGCTCCAGGCGTTGCTGTCTCGTCTCGGCGAGGTGTCCACGGGGGTACTGACACCGCAACTCGTTTCAGTGGTCGAGCGGGCCACCCGCTACACCGACGCGCTGAACCCGCTGATCGAAACCGCGTTGATCGCCGCCAACTCGGTCGCCCAGGTGCAAACGGTCAGCACCGAACGGCTGCTCGCCAACGCCACCGGGGTGAGCGTCGTGTTCCCGTCGACCGTCGACTCAATGATGAACGCCGGCAACAGCTTCCTGCACGACGATGCCAACTGGGAACGGCGAACCCACGCGGACTACACCGACGAGGAATGGAACAATTTGTTCCTGCCGACCCTTGAGTTGGCGTCGGGCGGGCTCTTCGCCGACATCGGCAAGCTGGAATCCAGCCACATCCGCGAACTGCTCCCGGTCACGGACACGGTCAAGGCCCTCACCGATGTGGTGCCCCCGTTGATCAGGCCCGAAGGTTTCGCTCAGACGCTGACGGAACTGCGTACCCGGTTTGAGCGGCTCTACGGCGGCACCCCCGAGCAGCGGGCCCTTCAAGTCCGGATCGTGTTGGACAGTCTTCCGGGCGTGGCCGCTCCGCTCGGCGCACTCAGGGCGACCTCGACGACGGCACCGGGAGGATCCTGA
- a CDS encoding MlaE family ABC transporter permease has protein sequence MSSVAAAPSKYFSTRFTKRAVGRIDDVLLEPGRWVVFIAQTLLMLPITLRRYRRETLQQMNSLAWGRGSLIVDGGVISILLVLGVAVGASLAVEAFAVLNIIGFGSLSGIVAGVGAVRVIGPLVGGIAFACQIGCRMTAEIGSMRISDEIDAVEAMGLRPIPYVVGTRLIGGLICVIPGYLVTLVLTFFVMNTVIRVFHGVPGGTYNHYFVEFLTPQDLAYSVIKVSVYCVAATVIHCYYGYFASGGPVGVGLASGRAVRASLVAIMVLDLATTVMLWGIRPEFVFTG, from the coding sequence ATGTCGTCCGTCGCTGCAGCACCGTCGAAATACTTCAGCACTCGATTCACGAAACGCGCTGTCGGGCGGATCGACGACGTACTGCTCGAGCCCGGGCGGTGGGTTGTCTTCATCGCCCAGACGCTTCTCATGCTGCCGATCACTCTGCGGAGGTACCGCCGGGAAACGCTGCAGCAGATGAACAGCCTGGCCTGGGGACGGGGTTCGCTCATCGTCGACGGCGGCGTGATCAGCATTCTGCTGGTCCTCGGCGTGGCAGTGGGTGCCTCGCTGGCGGTGGAGGCATTCGCCGTCCTGAACATCATCGGCTTCGGTTCCCTGTCCGGGATAGTTGCCGGCGTAGGTGCGGTTCGGGTGATCGGCCCCCTGGTCGGCGGCATCGCCTTCGCCTGCCAGATCGGGTGCCGAATGACCGCCGAGATCGGCTCGATGCGGATCTCCGACGAGATCGATGCAGTCGAAGCGATGGGGCTGCGGCCGATCCCCTACGTGGTCGGCACCCGGCTGATCGGTGGGTTGATCTGTGTGATCCCGGGATATCTCGTGACGCTGGTGCTCACCTTCTTCGTCATGAACACGGTGATCCGGGTATTCCACGGCGTGCCCGGCGGCACCTACAACCACTACTTCGTCGAATTCCTCACCCCACAGGATCTCGCGTACTCAGTGATCAAGGTGTCGGTGTACTGCGTGGCTGCGACGGTAATTCATTGCTACTACGGATATTTCGCCAGCGGTGGACCAGTCGGCGTCGGCCTGGCCTCGGGGCGAGCCGTGCGCGCCAGCCTGGTCGCGATCATGGTCCTGGACTTGGCCACCACCGTGATGCTGTGGGGCATCCGGCCCGAATTCGTGTTCACAGGGTAG
- a CDS encoding MlaD family protein, with translation MKLLRNPTVWGIGAMAFATVVALVVAMLYISPPGEKLVTFYTEDSASIRSGDQVRISGITVGKVKDLALEKNQVRVRAQVDRDAFVGDRSQIQVRMLTVVGGYYVDLVSLGDAPLGDKPVPLERVTMPYNLMQTLADSRKITENIDADPINQSLNQVQNALTGDNINALSAMIDAGNSIMATVDKQRGQVSAILNMSDEYIQALSKFSDGLRELVRKASIVEQTLVIYGERFGNSLKGIADVFDALAPVGMMYQNHRDEFLEKVRHYQETARYWVERNGAVVRGLQLIRRKIERVLDAETAPPELLATDMCMPVPGGSC, from the coding sequence ATGAAACTACTGAGAAACCCGACGGTGTGGGGCATCGGTGCAATGGCCTTCGCAACGGTCGTGGCATTGGTCGTGGCGATGCTGTACATCAGTCCGCCGGGGGAGAAGCTGGTCACGTTCTACACCGAGGATTCCGCGTCGATCCGTTCCGGTGATCAGGTACGAATCTCGGGTATCACCGTGGGCAAGGTGAAAGATCTCGCGCTGGAGAAGAACCAGGTTCGAGTGCGTGCGCAGGTCGACCGCGACGCATTCGTCGGAGACCGGTCACAGATTCAGGTCCGCATGCTCACCGTCGTCGGCGGCTACTACGTCGACCTGGTGTCGTTGGGCGATGCGCCGTTGGGGGACAAGCCGGTTCCTTTGGAGCGCGTGACGATGCCTTACAACCTGATGCAAACCCTGGCCGATTCGCGGAAGATCACCGAAAACATCGACGCCGATCCGATCAACCAGTCGCTGAACCAGGTGCAGAATGCGCTCACCGGCGACAACATCAATGCACTTTCGGCGATGATCGACGCCGGCAACAGCATCATGGCCACAGTGGACAAACAGCGCGGCCAGGTATCGGCGATCCTCAACATGTCCGACGAGTACATCCAGGCGCTGAGCAAGTTCAGTGATGGCCTGCGAGAACTCGTCCGCAAAGCTTCGATCGTCGAACAGACTCTTGTCATCTACGGTGAGCGTTTCGGCAACTCCCTCAAGGGAATAGCCGACGTGTTCGATGCACTGGCACCGGTCGGCATGATGTACCAGAACCATCGGGACGAGTTTCTCGAAAAGGTGCGTCACTACCAGGAAACCGCGCGGTATTGGGTCGAACGCAACGGCGCCGTCGTTCGTGGGCTCCAACTGATCCGCAGGAAGATCGAACGGGTCCTCGACGCCGAGACGGCGCCGCCGGAGTTGCTCGCTACCGACATGTGCATGCCGGTGCCCGGAGGTTCGTGCTGA
- a CDS encoding MlaD family protein encodes MNHRIRLAAICAAIAASVSSCAAINVNDLPQPGNSYSGGNDVVMEFASVLNLPHRAKVVMDGATVGVVTDMALRSDHVDVTARIDSSVVVPGDIHASLQQATVLGDIYVALARPQPQQPAAPALSRGAKIPLAQTDSPPQVEDTIASLATFVTSGSIQRVQNTIIGLNRVTPQGDTAREIASRVSTDLSDLSNGIETVDQLLDGASGTAEVLYNRIPTFQDWYSERGMTGFDRLTTNAGYVGKLLPSVGSIYANGYWLLPLLESAADATGAMQRDKHAFEAELPAWRRLFYEDFLPQDRYPAMNITSIVGPDGRELSGNVQDVLRIIGAAP; translated from the coding sequence ATGAACCATCGGATTCGACTGGCCGCTATATGCGCTGCGATCGCGGCTTCCGTGTCGTCGTGTGCCGCAATCAACGTCAATGATCTGCCTCAACCCGGAAACTCTTATAGCGGCGGCAACGACGTCGTCATGGAGTTCGCCAGCGTGTTGAATCTGCCGCACCGCGCCAAAGTGGTGATGGACGGCGCGACAGTCGGGGTCGTCACCGACATGGCGCTGCGCAGCGATCATGTCGACGTCACCGCACGCATCGATTCCAGCGTCGTGGTGCCGGGCGACATCCACGCGTCACTGCAGCAAGCGACGGTGCTGGGCGATATCTACGTCGCGCTCGCACGGCCCCAACCCCAGCAGCCGGCCGCCCCTGCGCTCAGCAGGGGGGCCAAGATTCCACTGGCACAGACGGACTCGCCGCCACAAGTCGAAGACACCATCGCCAGCTTGGCGACCTTCGTCACCAGCGGATCCATTCAGCGCGTGCAAAACACCATCATCGGGCTCAATCGCGTGACGCCGCAAGGAGATACCGCCCGTGAAATCGCCTCGCGGGTATCCACCGACCTCTCTGACCTGTCGAACGGTATCGAGACGGTCGACCAGTTGCTCGACGGGGCGTCCGGAACGGCTGAGGTTCTGTACAACCGGATCCCTACATTCCAGGACTGGTATTCGGAGCGGGGGATGACGGGCTTCGACCGGTTGACCACCAACGCCGGATATGTCGGCAAGCTGCTGCCGTCGGTCGGCAGCATCTACGCGAACGGTTACTGGCTGCTGCCGCTGCTGGAATCGGCCGCCGACGCCACGGGTGCGATGCAGCGCGACAAACACGCGTTCGAGGCGGAATTGCCGGCGTGGCGGCGGCTGTTCTACGAAGACTTCCTCCCGCAGGACAGGTATCCGGCGATGAACATCACTTCAATCGTCGGGCCTGACGGACGCGAACTGTCCGGCAATGTGCAAGACGTGCTACGGATCATCGGGGCGGCGCCATGA
- a CDS encoding MlaD family protein gives MATSGLHRVRRTAAIAVAAVSVMVLGGSCATQPENKNRSQRTDYCVILPDSVGLYVGNPVTQMGYQIGEVKTITPETLDVRVDFTVTEHRELPEDVKAIIRSTSILADRSLELVGNYDAGAQLRSGECIPLSRSATPKSLSEVIGSATTFVNTINPQGSKNIGDVVRGVDQAIHGNGTGANALLTTTSAVLDNPDQAISDIGSIITNLAHLTSVIKDLRGPLKEIMNDAVQTMPYVDEASEGGRRIVEGVTWVTPLVEDLEVNLGQETQFALDATGVAVRKLGEHAPRTANLLNPVPWWINTLANHLNNRPITSLRYRPPLYRVHTPDGVAMCNIMNASVPGSCANVQGQPYAVDVALLQYVLTEAERR, from the coding sequence ATGGCCACCTCGGGTCTGCATCGGGTCCGCCGGACTGCCGCCATCGCCGTCGCGGCCGTATCGGTGATGGTCCTCGGTGGGTCATGCGCTACTCAGCCAGAGAACAAGAACCGGAGTCAGCGCACCGACTACTGCGTGATCCTGCCCGACAGCGTCGGCCTGTATGTCGGCAACCCGGTCACCCAAATGGGTTATCAGATCGGCGAAGTGAAGACGATCACCCCCGAAACTCTCGACGTCCGAGTCGATTTCACCGTGACCGAGCACCGTGAGCTCCCCGAGGACGTCAAGGCGATCATCCGGTCGACGTCGATCCTGGCCGACCGCTCGCTGGAACTCGTCGGCAACTATGACGCCGGAGCACAGCTCCGGTCCGGCGAATGCATTCCGCTGAGCCGGTCCGCCACGCCGAAGAGCCTGTCCGAAGTGATCGGCTCGGCAACCACTTTCGTCAACACGATCAACCCGCAGGGCTCGAAGAACATCGGTGACGTCGTGCGCGGGGTCGATCAAGCGATACACGGTAACGGGACCGGTGCCAATGCGCTGCTGACCACCACCTCGGCGGTATTGGACAACCCGGATCAGGCGATCAGTGACATCGGGTCGATCATCACGAACCTTGCGCACCTGACCTCCGTGATCAAGGACCTCAGGGGACCGCTGAAGGAGATCATGAACGACGCGGTGCAGACCATGCCGTACGTTGACGAGGCATCCGAAGGCGGCAGACGGATCGTGGAAGGCGTCACCTGGGTGACCCCACTGGTCGAGGATTTGGAAGTCAATCTGGGGCAGGAGACTCAGTTCGCCCTCGACGCGACGGGAGTCGCAGTGCGCAAGCTGGGCGAGCACGCACCCCGAACCGCGAATCTGCTGAATCCTGTTCCGTGGTGGATCAATACGCTGGCCAACCACCTCAATAATCGGCCCATCACCAGCCTGCGCTACCGCCCGCCGCTGTACCGGGTGCACACTCCGGACGGCGTCGCGATGTGCAACATCATGAACGCATCAGTGCCCGGCAGTTGTGCCAACGTGCAGGGCCAGCCCTATGCGGTCGATGTTGCGCTGCTGCAATACGTACTCACCGAGGCGGAGCGCCGATGA
- a CDS encoding flavin-containing monooxygenase — protein sequence MAGKDQVHDVETVEVLILGGGLCGVAAAIELGNAGIGDVVIVERSDGVGGTWHHNTYPGCAVDIPSHVYSYSYAPKPDWSRVYGTQAELEAYVGDVADEFGVRDKVRLGTEVLSARWDTHDRRWHVVTNREVFQARFFVIAAGPLHEPIIPDLPGRDMFQGEAFHSSRWPADIDLAGRAVVAIGTGASAIQFVPAVQPRVGKLTLLQRTPSWVLPKPDWAISEKSKRMLARRPLVMKVIRWLTWLILDTFTTGAINSQRFAGVLGRVGRLHIRWWIKDSATRKALTPQYLPTCKRLGFSNDYYRALAQPNIELVTSPAVELRENSVVTADGREIPADTVIYGTGFQTMQHHPVAERIRGRSGETLAEVWKGDPKAHMGTTISGFPNAFLMFGPNVGTLSGFTMAEAQSKYLVGAIRETNRLGVAALEVTAAAQQEFVAEADKVLSKSTFALGGCDSYYLADSHRRVSLPWPGTMYSLTRRLSKFDAESYEPVEQR from the coding sequence GTGGCGGGTAAGGACCAGGTGCACGACGTGGAAACGGTCGAGGTGCTCATCCTCGGGGGCGGGCTGTGTGGTGTTGCCGCTGCCATCGAGCTTGGGAACGCAGGCATCGGCGACGTCGTCATCGTCGAGCGCTCCGACGGCGTCGGCGGCACGTGGCATCACAACACGTATCCAGGGTGTGCTGTCGATATTCCGTCCCACGTGTACAGCTATTCGTATGCGCCCAAACCGGATTGGTCGCGCGTGTACGGCACCCAGGCGGAGCTCGAGGCGTACGTCGGTGACGTGGCCGACGAGTTCGGAGTGCGCGACAAGGTGCGCCTCGGGACCGAGGTGCTCAGTGCGCGGTGGGACACCCATGACCGGCGCTGGCATGTCGTGACCAACCGTGAGGTGTTTCAGGCGCGGTTCTTCGTGATTGCCGCCGGCCCGCTGCACGAGCCGATCATTCCCGACCTTCCGGGCCGAGACATGTTCCAGGGCGAAGCTTTTCATTCCTCGCGGTGGCCCGCCGACATCGACCTCGCCGGACGGGCGGTCGTCGCGATCGGTACCGGAGCCTCGGCTATCCAGTTCGTTCCGGCGGTGCAGCCAAGGGTCGGCAAGCTCACACTCCTGCAACGCACCCCGTCCTGGGTGCTCCCCAAGCCCGACTGGGCCATCTCCGAGAAGTCAAAGCGGATGCTGGCGCGGCGGCCCCTGGTGATGAAGGTGATCCGCTGGCTGACCTGGCTCATCTTGGACACCTTCACCACTGGTGCGATTAATTCGCAGCGGTTCGCCGGCGTGCTGGGCCGCGTCGGCCGACTGCACATCCGCTGGTGGATCAAGGACAGCGCGACGCGTAAGGCGCTGACCCCGCAGTATCTGCCTACCTGCAAGAGGCTCGGTTTCTCCAACGACTATTACCGAGCGCTGGCTCAGCCCAACATCGAACTGGTGACCTCTCCGGCTGTCGAGTTGCGCGAGAATTCCGTCGTTACCGCGGATGGGCGTGAAATCCCGGCCGACACAGTCATTTACGGCACCGGATTTCAGACCATGCAGCACCATCCCGTTGCCGAACGTATCCGTGGTCGGTCCGGCGAGACGCTCGCCGAAGTGTGGAAGGGTGATCCCAAGGCGCACATGGGCACCACGATCAGCGGGTTTCCCAACGCGTTCCTGATGTTTGGGCCCAACGTGGGCACGTTGTCCGGTTTCACGATGGCCGAAGCGCAGTCCAAATACCTCGTCGGCGCCATCCGCGAGACCAATCGCCTCGGTGTCGCCGCACTCGAGGTGACCGCAGCGGCACAGCAGGAGTTCGTGGCCGAGGCGGACAAGGTGCTGAGCAAATCCACCTTCGCGCTCGGGGGCTGTGACAGCTACTACCTCGCCGACAGTCATCGTCGGGTGTCGCTGCCCTGGCCGGGGACGATGTACTCGCTGACCAGGCGGCTCAGCAAGTTCGATGCCGAGTCCTACGAACCCGTCGAGCAGCGCTGA